In Tachysurus vachellii isolate PV-2020 chromosome 3, HZAU_Pvac_v1, whole genome shotgun sequence, one genomic interval encodes:
- the LOC132842496 gene encoding GTPase IMAP family member 7-like codes for MVLVGKTGAGKSSSGNTILGRKVFIAAKSGSSITKVCWKETGDVAGRELVLVDTPGLFDTELSEKALKQEISKCINMMAPGPHAIILVISLGPFTEEERLSVEKIRALFGEEADKHTMILFTHGDDLSCMIKEYLRSANEPLKDLIRRCGQRYHVFNNKDVQDRTQVVEFLEKVDSMILANNNEFYTSEMYREVEQRLKIREDELRKFYEQKLHEQQLELEAKFQEEKRKLQENLDVLKESVEEKEKKIKQLQHLVTRNNQILTEYKRYYEHKLNAVRQEAEQSQFSEEILKRVLHKLKCWSEK; via the coding sequence ATGGTGCTGGTGGGGaaaactggagctggtaaaagTTCTTCAGGAAACACCATCCTGGGCAGGAAAGTCTTCATAGCCGCAAAGAGTGGATCATCCATAACTAAAGTGTGCTGGAAGGAGACTGGAGATGTAGCTGGGAGGGAGCTGGTGCTGGTGGACACTCCTGGACTGTTTGATACTGAACTTTCTGAGAAAGCGCTGAAACAGGAGATCAGTAAGTGCATTAACATGATGGCTCCAGGACCACACGCCATCATCCTGGTGATCTCACTCGGCCCCTTCACCGAGGAGGAACGTCTCTCAGTGGAGAAGATCAGAGCACTTTTTGGAGAAGAAGCAGATAAACACACCATGATCCTCTTTACACATGGTGATGACCTGAGCTGCATGATTAAAGAGTACCTCAGAAGCGCTAACGAGCCCCTCAAAGACCTGATTAGACGATGTGGACAGAGATATCATGTCTTTAACAATAAAGACGTCCAGGACCGCACACAGGTTGTGGAGTTCTTGGAGAAAGTAGACAGCATGATTTTAGCCAATAATAATGAGTTCTACACCAGTGAGATGTACAGAGAGGTGGAACAGAGGCTGAAGATAAGGGAAGATGAACTGAGGAAGTTCTACGAGCAGAAACTACATGAGCAACAACTGGAACTAGAGGCCAAATTTcaggaagaaaagaggaaaCTGCAGGAGAACCTCGATGTCTTAAAAGAATCtgtagaagagaaggagaagaagatcaAACAGCTGCAGCATCTGGTCACCCGGAATAACCAAATACTGACCGAGTATAAAAGATATTATGAGCACAAACTTAATGCAGTGAGACAGGAAGCAGAACAAAGTCAGTTCAGTGAGGAAATACTGAAACGTGTCTTGCACAAGCTCAAATGCTGGAGTGAAAAATAA